A single genomic interval of Prunus dulcis chromosome 5, ALMONDv2, whole genome shotgun sequence harbors:
- the LOC117628437 gene encoding pentatricopeptide repeat-containing protein At1g32415, mitochondrial — translation MRASFCRPLCFTFSETLVKLRCFDLYCRCYETQIAFSRTHHAKLTSDDSQLLHCLSQNLFGEARKLLEKLPARNSHGRVVHWTSLLTKYSRSGCVDEARMLFEIMPERNIVTYNAMLSGYVQSGRLNEGWRFFEEMPERNVVSWTSVLCGLADAGRIDEARGLFDAMPERNVVSWNSMIAGLIRNGDLDGARRVFEQMPMKNVVSWNAMISGYAEHCSMEEARVLFDEMVDRNVITWTSMISGYCRSSNVDEGYSLFQKMPERNVVSWTAMIGGFAWNGFYKEALSLFLKLKGNCDTKPNGETFISLVYACAGIDVPNLGKQLHAQLIVNGWEYDDYDGRLSKSLIHMYSAFGIMNSAYFIFIKNSSNCTAQSCNSMINGYIQIGQLDQAQHFFDNLPIRDKISWTSMITGYFSVGQVSKACYLFQIMPDRDAVAWTAMISGHIQNELFAEATDFFSEMRSEGVSPLNSTYSVLLGAAGAMAYLDPGRQFHGLLIKTQYESDLFINNSLISMYAKCGEIDDAYRAFSNMSLRDLISWNSMIMGFSDHGHANETLKIFECMVKSGTRPNSVTFLGILSACSHAGLVHRGWEFFNAMSNIYAIQPALEHYVCMVNLLGRAGKVKEAEEFVSRLPFKSDHAVWGALLGVCGFGETNAEVARYAAKQLLELDPLNAPAHVVLCNIYAANGQHIEEKLLRREMGLKGVRKVPGCSWIVLQGRVIVFLSGDKLLSQVDEMLSLVFGTIGQNHKMGRNM, via the coding sequence ATGCGCGCCTCATTTTGCCGACCCCTCTGTTTTACCTTCTCAGAAACCTTAGTCAAACTTCGATGCTTTGATTTATATTGCCGATGTTATGAAACCCAGATTGCATTTTCAAGAACCCATCATGCAAAACTCACTTCTGATGATTCACAGCTTCTTCATTGTCTTTCCCAAAATCTATTTGGAGAGGCACGCAAGCTGCTTGAGAAATTGCCTGCAAGAAATAGCCATGGCCGTGTTGTTCACTGGACTTCTTTGCTTACAAAATACTCGAGAAGTGGTTGCGTTGATGAGGCTCGGATGCTCTTTGAGATCATGCCAGAGAGGAACATTGTGACTTATAATGCGATGTTGTCAGGGTATGTCCAATCTGGGAGGTTGAATGAGGGCTGGCGGTTCTTTGAGGAGATGCCAGAGAGAAATGTTGTATCGTGGACTTCAGTGCTCTGTGGGTTAGCAGATGCGGGGAGGATTGATGAGGCGCGGGGATTGTTTGATGCGATGCCAGAGAGGAATGTTGTTTCTTGGAATTCCATGATTGCTGGGTTGATTAGGAATGGGGATTTGGATGGAGCAAGGCGGGTTTTTGAGCAAATGCCGATGAAGAATGTTGTTTCTTGGAATGCCATGATTTCTGGGTATGCTGAGCATTGTAGTATGGAAGAAGCAAGAGTGTTATTTGATGAGATGGTGGATCGGAATGTGATTACGTGGACTAGCATGATATCTGGTTACTGTAGGTCTAGTAATGTGGATGAGGGCTAttctttgtttcaaaaaatGCCTGAGAGGAATGTTGTTTCTTGGACAGCCATGATTGGTGGCTTTGCTTGGAATGGCTTCTATAAAGAAGCTCTATCACTATTTCTTAAATTGAAGGGGAACTGTGACACAAAACCGAATGGAGAGACCTTTATATCGCTTGTATATGCTTGTGCAGGTATTGATGTGCCTAATCTTGGCAAGCAACTACATGCTCAGTTGATTGTGAACGGTTGGGAGTATGATGATTATGATGGCAGATTATCAAAGAGCCTCATTCACATGTACTCAGCCTTTGGTATCATGAATTCTGcatactttatttttatcaagaATTCAAGTAATTGTACAGCTCAGTCTTGCAATTCCATGATTAATGGTTACATACAGATTGGACAGCTAGACCAGGCTCAACATTTCTTTGACAATCTACCTATCCGAGACAAGATCTCTTGGACGTCTATGATCACTGGGTATTTTAGTGTTGGACAAGTATCAAAGGCTTGTTATCTTTTCCAGATCATGCCAGATAGAGATGCAGTTGCATGGACAGCGATGATTTCGGGGCACATCCAAAATGAACTTTTTGCAGAAGCTACCGATTTCTTTTCAGAAATGAGGTCAGAAGGTGTTTCGCCTCtaaattcaacatattcaGTTCTTCTTGGAGCTGCTGGTGCAATGGCATATCTTGATCCTGGGAGACAGTTCCACGGCCTGCTGATAAAAACACAATATGAATCTGACTTGTTTATTAACAACTCACTGATTTCCATGTATGCAAAATGTGGGGAGATAGATGACGCTTACCGTGCATTCTCAAACATGAGTTTGCGGGATTTGATTTCATGGAATTCCATGATCATGGGGTTCTCAGACCATGGACATGCGAATGAGACTCTGAAGATCTTTGAATGCATGGTGAAATCTGGGACCCGCCCAAATTCTGTCACTTTTTTGGGCATACTATCAGCATGTAGCCATGCAGGGCTTGTCCACAGAGGGTGGGAGTTTTTCAATGCCATGAGTAATATTTATGCAATTCAACCAGCTTTGGAGCATTATGTTTGTATGGTTAATCTTCTGGGCAGAGCTGGGAAGGtaaaagaagcagaagaattCGTTTCAAGGCTACCTTTCAAATCAGATCATGCTGTTTGGGGGGCATTGCTTGGTGTATGCGGGTTTGGTGAAACAAATGCTGAGGTTGCTAGGTATGCGGCCAAACAACTCCTGGAGCTGGATCCTTTAAATGCACCTGCCCATGTGGTGCTTTGTAACATATATGCCGCTAATGGTCAGCATATTGAGGAAAAATTGCTGAGAAGGGAGATGGGATTGAAAGGAGTGAGAAAGGTTCCTGGATGCAGTTGGATTGTGCTGCAAGGAAGAGTTATTGTCTTCCTCTCAGGAGATAAATTACTTTCACAAGTGGATGAGATGCTATCACTTGTATTTGGGACTATTGGTCAGAATCATAAGATGGGTAGAAATATGTGA
- the LOC117628094 gene encoding expansin-like B1 isoform X2 → MAFSLWSQLSLFIVLLVVQTPGEAATCSDCFVHSRASYYPNSEAQGTDSACGFGSFGATINGGDVSAASDLYRNGVGCGACYQVRCTNSLYCSDKGATVVITDQGSGHNTDFILSKRAFGRMAQTTDAAASLLSLGVVDIEYRRVSCSYPGKNITIKIDENSNYPHYLAFVIYYQQGKNDITAVQLCETQNFACKLLDRSYGAVWTTTSPPSGPLQIRMLFSDEDGDENWVVPENNIPQDWKVGQTYDSGVQVN, encoded by the exons ATGGCTTTCTCTCTGTGGTCTCAACTTTCCCTTTTCATTGTCTTGCTTGTAGTACAAACTCCAGGGGAGGCTGCAACATGCAGTGACTGTTTCGTTCATTCTCGGGCAAGTTATTATCCGAATTCTGAAGCGCAAGGAACAGATA GTGCTTGTGGGTTTGGTTCATTTGGAGCAACCATCAATGGAGGGGATGTCTCAGCTGCCTCTGACCTCTATCGCAATGGAGTCGGATGCGGTGCTTGTTACCAG GTGAGGTGCACCAACAGCCTCTATTGCTCAGACAAAGGAGCAACTGTGGTTATAACTGACCAAGGCTCCGGTCACAACACGGACTTCATCCTTAGCAAACGAGCCTTTGGCCGGATGGCTCAAACTACTGATGCAGCTGCTTCTCTGCTGTCCCTTGGAGTAGTCGATATCGAATACCGAAG GGTTTCATGCAGCTACCCAGGAAAAAATATTACAATCAAGATTGATGAGAACAGTAATTATCCTCACTATTTGGCTTTTGTAATATATTACCAGCAAGGGAAGAACGATATCACAGCTGTCCAGCTATGTGAG ACACAAAATTTTGCCTGCAAACTATTGGACAGGAGTTATGGAGCAGTTTGGACGACTACCTCACCCCCAAGTGGACCCTTGCAGATAAGGATGCTGTTCAGTGATGAAGATGGTGATGAGAATTGGGTTGTTCCTGAGAATAACATACCACAAGATTGGAAAGTTGGACAAACATATGACTCAGGAGTTCAAGTGAACTAA
- the LOC117628094 gene encoding expansin-like B1 isoform X1 — protein MAFSLWSQLSLFIVLLVVQTPGEAATCSDCFVHSRASYYPNSEAQGTDIGACGFGSFGATINGGDVSAASDLYRNGVGCGACYQVRCTNSLYCSDKGATVVITDQGSGHNTDFILSKRAFGRMAQTTDAAASLLSLGVVDIEYRRVSCSYPGKNITIKIDENSNYPHYLAFVIYYQQGKNDITAVQLCETQNFACKLLDRSYGAVWTTTSPPSGPLQIRMLFSDEDGDENWVVPENNIPQDWKVGQTYDSGVQVN, from the exons ATGGCTTTCTCTCTGTGGTCTCAACTTTCCCTTTTCATTGTCTTGCTTGTAGTACAAACTCCAGGGGAGGCTGCAACATGCAGTGACTGTTTCGTTCATTCTCGGGCAAGTTATTATCCGAATTCTGAAGCGCAAGGAACAGATA TAGGTGCTTGTGGGTTTGGTTCATTTGGAGCAACCATCAATGGAGGGGATGTCTCAGCTGCCTCTGACCTCTATCGCAATGGAGTCGGATGCGGTGCTTGTTACCAG GTGAGGTGCACCAACAGCCTCTATTGCTCAGACAAAGGAGCAACTGTGGTTATAACTGACCAAGGCTCCGGTCACAACACGGACTTCATCCTTAGCAAACGAGCCTTTGGCCGGATGGCTCAAACTACTGATGCAGCTGCTTCTCTGCTGTCCCTTGGAGTAGTCGATATCGAATACCGAAG GGTTTCATGCAGCTACCCAGGAAAAAATATTACAATCAAGATTGATGAGAACAGTAATTATCCTCACTATTTGGCTTTTGTAATATATTACCAGCAAGGGAAGAACGATATCACAGCTGTCCAGCTATGTGAG ACACAAAATTTTGCCTGCAAACTATTGGACAGGAGTTATGGAGCAGTTTGGACGACTACCTCACCCCCAAGTGGACCCTTGCAGATAAGGATGCTGTTCAGTGATGAAGATGGTGATGAGAATTGGGTTGTTCCTGAGAATAACATACCACAAGATTGGAAAGTTGGACAAACATATGACTCAGGAGTTCAAGTGAACTAA
- the LOC117628793 gene encoding uncharacterized protein LOC117628793 yields the protein MVKGRDVSSYRNRHGKISQNVLAACNFDLEFIYVLSGWEGSAHDSKVLNDALSKYFLVDCGFPNRRQFLAPFRGVRYHLQDFAGQGRDPENATELFNLRHASLRNVIERIFGIFKSRFTIFKSAPPFPYRTQVELVLACAGLHNFLCRECRSDEFPIELENESSSSSSLPGNEGDNVEQVFETQEQQRENANEWRVGIASDMWRNAMQDNNGTQR from the exons ATGGTAAAAGGACGTGATGTAAGCAGCTACCGCAATCGTCATGGAAAGATATCACAAAATGTATTAGCAGCATGTAACTTTGATTTGGAGTTCATATACGTGCTCAGTGGATGGGAAGGTTCAGCTCATGATTCAAAAGTGTTAAATGATGCTTTATC TAAATATTTCTTAGTGGATTGTGGATTTCCAAATCGACGTCAATTTTTAGCTCCATTTCGAGGTGTACGATATCATCTCCAAGATTTTGCTGGTCAAGGTCGTGACCCCGAAAACGCAACTGAGTTGTTCAATCTTCGCCATGCTTCCTTGAGGAATGTAATTGAGAGGATATTTGGGATATTTAAATCAAGATTCACAATTTTCAAGTCAGCACCTCCATTCCCATATAGGACTCAAGTAGAGCTTGTGTTAGCTTGTGCAGGACtacataattttctttgtaggGAATGTCGTTCTGATGAATTTCCTATTGAACTAGAGAACgagtcttcatcatcttcatcattacCAGGGAATGAAGGAGATAATGTGGAACAAGTTTTTGaaactcaagaacaacaaCGAGAGAATGCTAATGAATGGAGAGTTGGTATAGCTTCTGACATGTGGAGAAATGCCATGCAAGATAATAACGGAACTCAACGGTAA
- the LOC117627508 gene encoding haloacid dehalogenase-like hydrolase domain-containing protein Sgpp isoform X2 produces the protein MAAYSGENSVESKSSLSGIAPLEAVLFDIDGTLCDSDPIHCHAFREMLQEIGFNGGVPITEEYYIENIGGRHNDDIAKILFPDDFQRGLKFTDDKEVMFRKLAPGQLKPVKGLHKLRKWIEGRGLKRAAVSNAPRPNAELMISILGLSDFFHAVILGSDCEHVKPHPEPYLKALETLNASKDHTFVFEDSASGIKAGVAAGMPVVGLTTGNPAHLLMEAKPTFLIKDYEDPKLWAALEELDKRGGTAISTND, from the exons ATGGCAGCTTATTCTGGTGAAAATTCAGTGGAGAG CAAAAGTTCACTCTCTGGAATTGCTCCACTTGAAGCAGTACTATTTGATATTGATGGAACTCTGTGTGATTCAGATCCCATTCATTGCCATGCCTTCCGTGAAATGCTTCAAGAG ATAGGTTTCAATGGAGGGGTTCCAATTACTGAAGAATACTACATTGAGAATATTGGAGGCAGGCATAATGATGATATTGCCAAGATACTCTTTCCTGATGATTTCCAAAGAGGCTTAAAGTTCACAGATGACAAGGAAGTCATGTTTCGAAA ATTGGCCCCAGGACAATTGAAGCCTGTGAAGGGCCTCCATAAATTGAGGAAGTGGATTGAAGGTCGCGGGTTGAAACGGGCTGCAGTTAGTAATGCCCCAAGACCAAACGCTGAACTAATGATCTCAATTCTTGGCCTATCAGATTTCTTTCATGCTGTTATTCTCGGGAGTGACTGTGAACATGTGAAGCCACATCCAGAGCCCTACTTAAAGGCACTTGAAACGCTCAACGCATCAAAGGATCACACTTTTGTGTTTGAG GATTCTGCTTCAGGGATTAAAGCTGGAGTGGCAGCTGGTATGCCGGTTGTCGGCTTAACCACCGGAAATCCAGCACATCTACTAATGGAAGCAAAACCTACCTTTCTTATAAAGGATTATGAGGATCCGAAGTTGTGGGCGGCATTAGAAGAGCTTGATAAGAGGGGTGGTACTGCTATTTCTACAA ATGATTAG
- the LOC117627508 gene encoding haloacid dehalogenase-like hydrolase domain-containing protein Sgpp isoform X1 has product MAAYSGENSVESKSSLSGIAPLEAVLFDIDGTLCDSDPIHCHAFREMLQEIGFNGGVPITEEYYIENIGGRHNDDIAKILFPDDFQRGLKFTDDKEVMFRKLAPGQLKPVKGLHKLRKWIEGRGLKRAAVSNAPRPNAELMISILGLSDFFHAVILGSDCEHVKPHPEPYLKALETLNASKDHTFVFEDSASGIKAGVAAGMPVVGLTTGNPAHLLMEAKPTFLIKDYEDPKLWAALEELDKRGGTAISTSVA; this is encoded by the exons ATGGCAGCTTATTCTGGTGAAAATTCAGTGGAGAG CAAAAGTTCACTCTCTGGAATTGCTCCACTTGAAGCAGTACTATTTGATATTGATGGAACTCTGTGTGATTCAGATCCCATTCATTGCCATGCCTTCCGTGAAATGCTTCAAGAG ATAGGTTTCAATGGAGGGGTTCCAATTACTGAAGAATACTACATTGAGAATATTGGAGGCAGGCATAATGATGATATTGCCAAGATACTCTTTCCTGATGATTTCCAAAGAGGCTTAAAGTTCACAGATGACAAGGAAGTCATGTTTCGAAA ATTGGCCCCAGGACAATTGAAGCCTGTGAAGGGCCTCCATAAATTGAGGAAGTGGATTGAAGGTCGCGGGTTGAAACGGGCTGCAGTTAGTAATGCCCCAAGACCAAACGCTGAACTAATGATCTCAATTCTTGGCCTATCAGATTTCTTTCATGCTGTTATTCTCGGGAGTGACTGTGAACATGTGAAGCCACATCCAGAGCCCTACTTAAAGGCACTTGAAACGCTCAACGCATCAAAGGATCACACTTTTGTGTTTGAG GATTCTGCTTCAGGGATTAAAGCTGGAGTGGCAGCTGGTATGCCGGTTGTCGGCTTAACCACCGGAAATCCAGCACATCTACTAATGGAAGCAAAACCTACCTTTCTTATAAAGGATTATGAGGATCCGAAGTTGTGGGCGGCATTAGAAGAGCTTGATAAGAGGGGTGGTACTGCTATTTCTACAAGTGTAGCTTAA
- the LOC117627507 gene encoding haloacid dehalogenase-like hydrolase domain-containing protein Sgpp, giving the protein MTASSGENSVDSKSSLSGLAPLEAVLFDIDGTLCDSDPIHFYAFREMLPEIGFNGGVPITEEYYIENFAGKHNDDVARILFPDDFERGLKFTEDKEAMFRRLATEQLKPVNGIYKVKKWVEDRGLKRAAVTNAPRPNAELMLTILGLTDFFQALIIGNECKHAKPHPEPYLKALEILNVSKDHTFVFEDSVSGIKAGVAAGMPVIGLTTGNPEHILIEAKPTFLIKDYNDSKLWAALEELDKKSGSSSATSGA; this is encoded by the exons ATGACAGCTTCTTCTGGTGAAAACTCTGTGGACAG CAAAAGTTCACTCTCTGGACTTGCCCCACTTGAAGCAGTACTATTTGATATTGATGGAACTCTGTGTGATTCAGATCCCATTCATTTCTATGCCTTCCGCGAAATGCTTCCAGAG ATAGGTTTCAATGGGGGTGTTCCAATCACTGAGGAGTACTATATTGAGAATTTTGCTGGGAAGCATAATGATGATGTTGCTAGGATACTCTTTCCTGATGACTTCGAAAGAGGCTTAAAGTTCACTGAGGACAAGGAAGCCATGTTTCGTAG ATTGGCAACAGAACAATTGAAGCCTGTGAATGGCATTTATAAAGTGAAGAAATGGGTTGAAGATCGTGGGCTGAAGCGGGCTGCCGTTACTAATGCTCCCAGACCAAATGCTGAGCTAATGCTCACAATACTTGGCCTCACAGATTTTTTTCAAGCTCTTATTATTGGGAATGAGTGCAAGCATGCCAAGCCACACCCAGAGCCCTACTTGAAGGCTCTTGAAATACTCAACGTATCAAAAGATCACACTTTTGTGTTTGAG GATTCTGTCTCTGGGATTAAAGCTGGAGTTGCAGCCGGTATGCCAGTTATTGGTTTAACCACCGGAAATCCAGAACACATACTAATTGAAGCAAAACCGACCTTTCTCATAAAGGATTACAATGATTCAAAATTGTGGGCAGCATTAGAAGAGCTTGATAAGAAGAGTGGTAGCAGTAGCGCTACAAGTGGAGCTTAA